Proteins encoded together in one Papaver somniferum cultivar HN1 unplaced genomic scaffold, ASM357369v1 unplaced-scaffold_117, whole genome shotgun sequence window:
- the LOC113329849 gene encoding uncharacterized protein LOC113329849 — MEFFSVKSMYNKLNEKTVNHYNLGQPDSFWKKLWSLDISDRIKIFAWKCLQNALSTNLKLSKFMEDVHPYCSFGCSEEESIEHILIFCPYAKVVWASEPNPVAQCFHSSITLIDICKQWMGKLNPTISIELILTKAWFIWKERCNRVFEKTKQSSGQLSLEIQRYLDFWSNHSNTQVKNKDLISSTWSPPRKNQLKINVDATSNSKSLPAGFSLILRNDGGEFEQSRAGPTSASTDEEAEAIGMRQGAKWEVEHGLANFLVEGDCKNLIDYLNGKESGIEWQNQAIMEEVKREFNLCQKKLGFFYVPRAANNAANILAKEAKYFRQNLNWSKSPPSCIKNALEVDKSNIKMDISNPILDGSTYHDVRITNSLS; from the coding sequence ATGGAATTTTTTTCTGTTAAATCCATGTACAATAAACTGAATGAGAAAACTGTGAATCATTATAACCTAGGACAACCTGATTCTTTCTGGAAAAAACTTTGGAGTCTAGATATTTCTGATAGAATAAAGATCTTCGCATGGAAATGCTTACAAAATGCCCTGTCAACAAATTTGAAATTATCCAAATTTATGGAAGATGTTCATCCTTACTGTTCTTTTGGATGCTCTGAAGAGGAATCCATAGAGCATATTCTGATTTTCTGTCCTTATGCTAAAGTTGTTTGGGCTTCTGAGCCAAATCCTGTAGCACAATGCTTTCATAGTTCTATAACCCTCATAGACATCTGTAAACAATGGATGGGAAAATTAAACCCAACTATCTCTATAGAGCTCATTTTAACAAAAGCTTGGTTTATATGGAAGGAGAGATGCAATAGGGTCTTTGAAAAAACTAAACAATCTAGTGGTCAGTTAAGTTTAGAAATCCAAAGATACTTAGACTTTTGGAGTAATCATTCTAATACTCAGGTGAAAAATAAGGATTTGATTTCTAGTACTTGGTCACCTCCAAGGAAAAATCAATTGAAGATCAATGTTGATGCAACCTCGAATTCTAAGAGTTTGCCTGcaggtttttctttaattctccgTAATGATGGAGGTGAATTTGAGCAAAGCAGAGCAGGACCAACCTCAGCTTCTACCGATGAAGAAGCGGAAGCAATAGGTATGAGACAAGGAGCGAAATGGGAAGTTGAACATGGACTGGCCAACTTTTTGGTGGAAGGAGACTGCAAAAATCTCATTGACTATCTGAATGGAAAAGAATCAGGAATTGAATGGCAGAATCAAGCCATAATGGAGGAAGTCAAGAGGGAATTTAATCTTTGtcaaaaaaaattaggttttttttatgtCCCTAGAGCTGCAAATAATGCAGCAAATATCTTAGCCAAGGAGGCTAAGTACTTTAGACAGAATTTGAATTGGAGTAAATCTCCTCCCTCTTGTATTAAAAATGCTCttgaagtagataaatctaatattaaGATGGATATCTCTAATCCTATATTGGATGGCTCTACTTACCATGATGTAAGGATtactaactccctaagttag
- the LOC113329566 gene encoding vacuolar iron transporter 1-like, whose translation MAETTKEKLLNNHTEKHFTAGAIVRDVIIGVSDGLTVPFALAAGLSGANVGSSIIVTAGLAEVAAGAISMGLGGYLAAKSEEDHYYRELKREQEEIINVPDTEAAECEEILAEYDLQPHEYAPLISALRQKPQAWLEFMMKFELGLEKPDPRRALESAFTIAFAYILGGLVPLSPYMFIPDAMKAMLTSVGVTLIALLFFGYVKGRFTGNRPIRSALETALIGTIASAAAYGIAKLVQAK comes from the exons ATGGCGGAAACAACTAAAGAGAAGTTACTAAATAACCATACAGAGAAACATTTTACTGCAGGAGCAATTGTGAGAGATGTGATTATTGGTGTTTCAGATGGTCTTACTGTTCCATTTGCTCTTGCTGCTGGTCTCTCCGGTGCTAATGTCGGTTCTTCCATTATTGTTACTGCTGGTCTTGCTGAAGTTGCTGCAGGGGCTATATCCATGGGTCTTGGAGg GTATCTTGCAGCGAAAAGCGAAGAGGATCATTACTATAGGGAGCTAAAGAGAGAACAAGAGGAGATCATCAATGTCCCTGATACAG AGGCTGCTGAGTGTGAAGAAATTCTAGCAGAGTACGACCTACAGCCACATGAATATGCACCCCTGATTAGTGCTCTTCGGCAGAAACCCCAGGCATGGCTGGAATTTATGATGAA GTTTGAACTCGGGCTAGAGAAGCCAGATCCAAGAAGAGCATTAGAGAGTGCATTTACGATTGCATTCGCTTACATCCTAGGTGGATTAGTACCCCTCTCTCCATACATGTTCATCCCAGACGCTATGAAAGCTATGCTAACCTCAGTGGGCGTCACATTAATAGCATTACTGTTTTTTGGCTATGTTAAGGGTCGCTTCACCGGAAATCGACCTATCAGAAGTGCTTTGGAGACGGCTCTGATTGGAACTATTGCCTCAGCTGCAGCTTATGGAATAGCTAAGCTTGTACAAGCAAAATAA
- the LOC113329485 gene encoding vacuolar iron transporter 1-like, with the protein MAETTKEKLLDNHTEKHFTAGAIVRDVIIGVSDGLTVPFALAAGLSGANVGSSIIVTAGLAEVAAGAISMGLGGYLAAKSEEDHYHRELKREQEEIINVPDTEAAEIEEILAEYDLQPHEYAPLVNALRKKPQAWLDFMMKFELGLEKPDPRRALESAFTIAFAYVLGGLVPLLPYMFIPDAVKAMLTSVAVTLIALLFFGFVKGHFTGNRPFRSAFETALIGTIASAAAYGIAKLVQAK; encoded by the exons ATGGCGGAAACAACTAAAGAGAAGTTATTGGATAACCATACCGAGAAACATTTTACTGCGGGTGCAATTGTGAGAGATGTGATCATTGGGGTTTCTGATGGTCTCACCGTTCCGTTTGCTCTTGCTGCTGGTCTTTCCGGTGCTAATGTTGGTTCTTCTATTATTGTCACCGCTGGTCTGGCTGAAGTTGCTGCTGGTGCCATATCCATGGGTCTTGGAGG CTATCTTGCGGCAAAAAGCGAAGAGGATCATTACCATAGGGAGCTGAAGAGAGAACAGGAGGAGATCATCAATGTCCCTGATACAG AGGCTGCTGAGATTGAGGAGATTCTAGCAGAGTACGACCTACAGCCACATGAATATGCACCCCTGGTTAATGCTCTCCGGAAGAAACCCCAGGCATGGCTGGATTTTATGATGAA GTTTGAACTGGGATTAGAGAAGCCTGATCCAAGAAGAGCATTAGAGAGTGCATTTACGATTGCGTTTGCTTACGTTTTAGGTGGATTGGTACCCCTCCTTCCTTACATGTTCATCCCGGACGCTGTTAAAGCCATGCTAACCTCAGTGGCCGTTACTTTGATAGCACTGCTTTTCTTTGGCTTTGTTAAGGGTCACTTCACCGGAAACCGACCTTTCAGAAGTGCTTTTGAGACAGCTCTAATTGGGACAATCGCCTCTGCTGCAGCTTATGGAATAGCTAAGCTTGTACAAGCAAAATGA